The window CAGCGCTTCGGAAGTTCGTTGAATCTAAACGTCCACCTCCACTCGATCGTGCTCGACGGTGTCTTCACACGATCGACGCCGTCTGCCTCCCGCCGGCGTTCGGGCGCCGACCGCGTTCGGCTTTCCTCCAAGAGGGTCGGGTTGTCGAAGGAGCTCCGCTTCTTCTGAGCACCGCCACGGGGCATCGCCCTCCCGGAGGCCCTTGACTTCGGCCGCCGGGGGGGTGCGATCGTGGCGCGCGGCGGGGGGCACGAGGCACGGGTTGGCGGCCGCGAAAGGGCTTTTGAAGTTCCTAGGCTCT is drawn from Candidatus Methylomirabilota bacterium and contains these coding sequences:
- a CDS encoding transposase, which gives rise to MVLRYQLAFDATLCRDVLAVFIRVVFGWLRRRAASRGIRDSQCGVVTVIQRFGSSLNLNVHLHSIVLDGVFTRSTPSASRRRSGADRVRLSSKRVGLSKELRFF